CTACACCCATAGGTACGGGATTCAGAAGCGTTAACGTAGAGCTGAGGAAGAGGCTCGATCTCTATGCCTGCCTCAGGCCCTGCAAGAGCTATACCGGTGTACGGAGCCGTTATGAAAACATGGACCTCGTGGTGGTCAGGGAGAATACTGAGGATCTTTACGCAGGCATAGAGTTCGAAAAAGGGGCTGCGGAAACAAGAGAGCTTATATCTTTGCTGGAAAAAATGAGCAAGAAGAAGATACGGCCCGATTCAGCGATAAGCATTAAACCCATATCGGTTGAAGGTTCGCGCAGGATAGTCAAATACGCTTTCGAATACGCCGTAAAGAACAACCGCAAGAAAGTGACGGCTGTCCATAAGGCCAATATCATGAAGTATACTGACGGACTTTTTCTCGAAGTTGCCCGCGATGTGGCTAAATCATATTCCGGTAAGATAATATTCGAAGATAGGATAGTCGACAATATGTGTATGCAGCTTGTGCAGAAACCTGAGGATTACGATGTCCTGGTCCTGCCGAACCTTTACGGCGATATACTGTCTGACCTGTGCGCAGGCCTGGTAGGCGGACTTGGCGTAGCGCCGGGAGCGAACATAGGCGACGGACTCGCCGTATTCGAGCCTACGCACGGCAGCGCGCCGAAGTATAAAGGCATGGATAAGGTAAATCCGGCGGCAATCATACTTTCCTGCGTAATGATGTTAAAATATATGGGCGAAGACGCGCAGGCGGATAGGTTGGAAAAGGCCATTTCCGCGGTCATAAAAGAAGGCAAAGACGTGACTTATGACCTTAAAAAAGACAGGAAAGACCCTTCGGCTGTAGGGACCAGCCGCATGGCCGACGCTATAATCGGCAAACTGAAACGATAACTCAGATAAATACGGGGAGAACGTGAAGATATCCGTAATAGGCGCAGGTGCCGTAGGGGCAACTCTGGCACAGAGGATATTGGAAGGCGGGATTGCAGATGTCGTGCTTCTCGATATCCTGAAAAATTTAGCTTGCGGAAAATCACTCGACCTGCTGGATGCGGCGCCGCTCGTAGGCCACGAGAAGAGCATGACAGGAACCGATGACTATAAAGAGATAAGATCCTCGGATATCGTCGTTATAACTGCCGGTCTTGCCCGGAAGCCCGGCATGACAAGGGAAGATCTGATCGCCAAAAATGCGGATATTATAAAAGACGTCGCGTTCAATGTGCGCCAATACGCGCCTTCATCGATCGTCATAGTAGTTACAAACCCGCTTGACGCAATGACCTATCTTACGCTGAAAATCACCGGTTTTCCAAAGAATAGGGTTTTTGGAATGGCGGGCGAACTGGATGCCTCGCGATTTATATACCTTATAGCGGAGGAATTAAAGGTCCCGAGGTCGACTGTCAAGACGTATGTCCTGGGCAGCCACGGCGACACCATGGTGCCTGTGCTGTCTCACACGCGTGTCTCCGGCAAACCTCTTTTCGATATGCTTACTCCGGAAAAGATAGAAGGTATCGTAAAGAGGACCTGCGATCGTGGGGCGGAGATAGTCGCTTTATTGGGATCGGGGAGCGCGTATTATTCGCCGAGCGCCGCTGTATTTAAGATGATAAAGGCTATTGCGCTTGATACTAAAGAGGTACTTACGGCCTCTGTGCTGCTGAGCGGCGAATACGGGTTGAAGGATATCTGTATAGGTGTTCCATGCGAAATAGGCAGGTCCGGCATTGAAGGGATAGTGAAGCTGGACCTGTCGAAGGAAGAGGAGACGGCATTTCACAGATCCGTCAAAGCGATAAAGAGTTCCGTAGAACTTTTGCCTGCAGTCGAATGATATGAAAAATTACGATCTCGCCATAATAGGATCCGGCCCGGGCGGTTATGTCGCGGCCCTTTACGCGTCACGCCGCAAACTCAAGGTATGTGTAATTGAAAAAGGACTTGTGGGAGGCACCTGTCTCAATAGGGGCTGCATACCGACCAAGTCGCTCTTAAATTCCGCTTCGATGATCACCGTGATAAAGGAAGCCTCGGCTTTTGGCGTCGATACCGGCAGCGTTTCGATTAAATTTGATAAGATGATGTCGAGGAAAGACGAAACGGTCTTGAAGCTTAGGACCGGTATAGAGACCCTGTTCAGGGCGAATTCCATAGATCTTATACGGGGCCAGGCAAGGATCTCCGGCCCTGATACGGTTACTGTCCCGGGCGCAGAAGATATATACGCGAAGAATATGTTGATAGCGGCCGGCTCAAAGACAACCTCTTTGAATACAATAAAGACAGACGAGGCGGACATCCTGTCCAGTGACGGGATCCTTTCTTTAAGATCCGCGCCAAAGAGCCTGGTCATTATAGGCGGTGGTGTTATAGGCTGCGAGTTCGCCGGCCTCTTTAATACGCTGGGAACGAAAGTTACTGTCGTTGAATTCATGGACAGGCTTGTTCCAAACCTTTCTTGCGAGATATCAAAAAAACTGGAACTATTGTTCAAGAAGAGAGGCATAGAGGTATTTGCGTCATCCGGCGCGGAAAGCGCCGAAAAGAAGCAGGGTGTCGCTGTTAAGATATCCGGAGGAAAGGTGATCGAAACCGAGAAGGTGTTCGTAGCTGTCGGCAGGACCCCCGATATTGAAAGCCTGGGTCTTGCGGACTGCGGTATAAAAACGGAAAAGAACAGGATAGCCGTAGACGAACACCTCATGACCAGCGTAAAGGGTATATATGCCATCGGGGATTGCGTCGGCGGGCCGCTATTGGCGCATAAAGCTTCGTACGATGGTATTCTCGCATGCGATAACATCCTTGGCGATAGTCGTAAAGTAGATTACTCCAATGTCCCCAATTGCATATGGACCGATCCGGAGATCGCCTGCGTAGGTTTGACTGAGGAGGAGGCTAAATCGAGAGTATCCGGGGTAAAGATAGCTAAATTTCCGTATCTTGCTTCGGGAAAAGCATTTCTCATGGGAAAACCTGAAGGGTTCATCAAGATCATCGGCGATACGGCGGGTAATGTACTCGGGGTAGAGATATTCGGCGCGGGGGCTTGCGAACTGATAGCCGAAGCCGTATTGGCTAAGACGATGGGCATAAACATAAAAGACTGGGCAAGGGCCGTGCACGGCCATCCTACGTTGTCAGAGATAATCCAGGAAGCCGCGCATATATTCTGCGGGACTCCGATACATAGTATATGATACTCGACCTTGGGCTTATAGATTACGAAGCTGCCTGCAGGATACAGAAAGAATTTGTAGCTAGAAGAAAGTCCGGTTGTATAGAAGATAGCATCGTCCTGGCAGAACATAAAGCTGTCTTTACTATCGGCAGGACAGGGTTGTCAGAAAACCTCCTTGAGCGGGAAGACGTCCTGCGCGAGTCCGGTATTAAGGTCATCAGGGTCGATAGGGGCGGAGACATCACATTCCATGGTCCCGGCCAGCTTGTTATATATCCTATAGTAGACCTTAAGTCGAGGGGCCGGGATATGCATAAATATATGAGGGATCTTGAAGAAGCCGCGATAAGAGCTCTGCGAGATTACGCGGTATTTGGCGAAAGGATCCATAGTAAAACCGGGGTATGGATAGGGGAGAAGAAGATCGCTTCTGTCGGCGTTGGCGCCAGTAATTGGATAACGTTCCACGGCATAAGCCTTAATATAGACTGCGACCTTAGTTTTTATAATATGATCAACCCATGCGGCATGAAAGGCGTAAAGATGACATCGCTTGGAGCTATATTGAACCGGGGCGTGGCCATGGATGGCGCGAAAGAGCGCGTAATACC
The Candidatus Omnitrophota bacterium genome window above contains:
- a CDS encoding isocitrate/isopropylmalate dehydrogenase family protein; protein product: MSKYKITLIPGDGTGPELALAARRCVDALGLNIEWEVMEAGECALEKYKTPLPDNVLESIKRNKIALKGPITTPIGTGFRSVNVELRKRLDLYACLRPCKSYTGVRSRYENMDLVVVRENTEDLYAGIEFEKGAAETRELISLLEKMSKKKIRPDSAISIKPISVEGSRRIVKYAFEYAVKNNRKKVTAVHKANIMKYTDGLFLEVARDVAKSYSGKIIFEDRIVDNMCMQLVQKPEDYDVLVLPNLYGDILSDLCAGLVGGLGVAPGANIGDGLAVFEPTHGSAPKYKGMDKVNPAAIILSCVMMLKYMGEDAQADRLEKAISAVIKEGKDVTYDLKKDRKDPSAVGTSRMADAIIGKLKR
- the mdh gene encoding malate dehydrogenase, which codes for MKISVIGAGAVGATLAQRILEGGIADVVLLDILKNLACGKSLDLLDAAPLVGHEKSMTGTDDYKEIRSSDIVVITAGLARKPGMTREDLIAKNADIIKDVAFNVRQYAPSSIVIVVTNPLDAMTYLTLKITGFPKNRVFGMAGELDASRFIYLIAEELKVPRSTVKTYVLGSHGDTMVPVLSHTRVSGKPLFDMLTPEKIEGIVKRTCDRGAEIVALLGSGSAYYSPSAAVFKMIKAIALDTKEVLTASVLLSGEYGLKDICIGVPCEIGRSGIEGIVKLDLSKEEETAFHRSVKAIKSSVELLPAVE
- the lpdA gene encoding dihydrolipoyl dehydrogenase, which gives rise to MKNYDLAIIGSGPGGYVAALYASRRKLKVCVIEKGLVGGTCLNRGCIPTKSLLNSASMITVIKEASAFGVDTGSVSIKFDKMMSRKDETVLKLRTGIETLFRANSIDLIRGQARISGPDTVTVPGAEDIYAKNMLIAAGSKTTSLNTIKTDEADILSSDGILSLRSAPKSLVIIGGGVIGCEFAGLFNTLGTKVTVVEFMDRLVPNLSCEISKKLELLFKKRGIEVFASSGAESAEKKQGVAVKISGGKVIETEKVFVAVGRTPDIESLGLADCGIKTEKNRIAVDEHLMTSVKGIYAIGDCVGGPLLAHKASYDGILACDNILGDSRKVDYSNVPNCIWTDPEIACVGLTEEEAKSRVSGVKIAKFPYLASGKAFLMGKPEGFIKIIGDTAGNVLGVEIFGAGACELIAEAVLAKTMGINIKDWARAVHGHPTLSEIIQEAAHIFCGTPIHSI
- the lipB gene encoding lipoyl(octanoyl) transferase LipB, encoding MILDLGLIDYEAACRIQKEFVARRKSGCIEDSIVLAEHKAVFTIGRTGLSENLLEREDVLRESGIKVIRVDRGGDITFHGPGQLVIYPIVDLKSRGRDMHKYMRDLEEAAIRALRDYAVFGERIHSKTGVWIGEKKIASVGVGASNWITFHGISLNIDCDLSFYNMINPCGMKGVKMTSLGAILNRGVAMDGAKERVIPYFIDIFGIEGQRYVHREETALVA